The proteins below are encoded in one region of Ochotona princeps isolate mOchPri1 chromosome 24, mOchPri1.hap1, whole genome shotgun sequence:
- the GIGYF1 gene encoding GRB10-interacting GYF protein 1 isoform X2, which produces MTAETLNFGPEWLRALSSGGSVASPPASPAMPKYKLADYRYGREEMLALYIKENKVPEELQDKEFAAVLQEEPLQPLALEPLTEEEQRNFSLSVNSVAVLRLMGKGASPAPTSTSRGRGSTRSRGRGRGDGCFYQRSIEEGDGAFGRNPREIQRSQSWDDRGERRFEKSARRDGARSGYEECGTGPRKEHARSDSENWRSLREEQEEEEEGSWRLGAGPRRDSDRWRSSSPDGGPRSAGWREHGERRRKFEFELRGGDRGGCGEEEGRAGGGGIHLRRGRGPEGFEEDKDGLPEWCLDDEEEEMGTFDASGAFLPLKKGPKEPIPEEQELAFQGLEEGEEEPSEGPEDPEPEAGGKELTPRPLPEKVSSPSALTPLGPLWGTDGDGEGAVEKEPVAAEGDDMRGIQLSPGGTSPPDLPGDLEDEEGLKHLQQEAEKLVASLQDSSLEEEQFTVAMQAQGLRHSAAATALPLSHGAARKWFYKDPQGEIQGPFTTQEMAEWFQAGYFSMSLLVKRGCDEGFQPLGEVIKMWGRVPFAPGPSPPPLLVSSDVHRAGGQDSQARPPAPACAWHALAFMQGNMDQERLKKQQELAAAALYQQLQHQQFLQLVGSRQLPQCALREKAAMGDLTPPPQQQLNTFLQQLQALKPARGGDQNLLPTMSRSLSVPDSGPLWDVHTSASSQSGGEASLWDVPINSSTQGPILEQLQLQHKFQERREVELRAKREEEERKRREEKRRQQQQQEEQKRRQEEEELYRRKHVRQQELLLKLLQQQQAVAAAAAAPAPGSPPTLWAGLAKQGLSMKTLLELQLEGERQLHKPPPAREPARASAPNHRALGGLGSAPLNQWVSEAGPLWGGPDKSGGGGSGSGSGLGLWEDGLKSSGSLARSLGLKNSRSSPSLSDSYSHLSGRPVRKKTEEEEKLLKLLQGIPRPQDGFTQWCEQMLHTLSTTGSLDVPMAVAILKEVESPYDVHDYIRSCLGDTLEAKEFAKQFLERRAKQKVSQQRQQQQQEAWLSSTSLHTAFQANHSTKLCPGEGSKAKRRALMLHSDPSILGYSLHGSSGEIESVDDY; this is translated from the exons ATGACGGCAGAGACACTCAACTTTGGGCCCGAGTG GCTGAGGGCCCTGTCCAGTGGTGGCAGTGTGGCTTCCCCACCCGCCTCCCCCGCCATGCCCAAGTACAAGCTGGCTGACTACCGCTATGGGCGTGAGGAGATGCTAGCCCTCTACATCAAGGAGAATAAG GTCCCCGAGGAGCTGCAGGACAAGGAGTTCGCTGCCGTGCTGCAGGAAGAGCCGCTGCAGCCCCTGGCCCTGGAGCCTCTGACtgaggaggagcag AGAAACTTCTCCCTGTCAGTGAACAGCGTGGCTGTGCTGAGGCTGATGGGGAAAGGGGCCAGCCCAGCGCCAACCAGCACCTCCCGCGGCAGGGGCAGCACGCGCAGTCGAG GCCGGGGCCGAGGTGACGGCTGCTTTTACCAAAGAAGCATCGAAGAAGGGGATGGGGCCTTCGGGCGAAACCCCCGGGAGATCCAgcgcagccagagctgggatgacAG AGGCGAGAGGCGGTTTGAGAAGTCAGCCAGGAGGGATGGAG CACGGTCCGGGTACGAGGAGTGCGGCACTGGCCCGCGGAAGGAGCACGCTCGCTCAGACAGCGAGAACTGGCGCTCACTGCgcgaggagcaggaggaggaggaagagggcagcTGGAGGCTCGGGGCAGGACCCCGGCGGGACAGCGACCGCTGGCGCTCCAGCAGTCCCG ATGGTGGCCCGCGCTCTGCTGGCTGGCGGGAACATGGCGAGCGGAGGCGCAAGTTTGAGTTTGAACTGCGAGGCGGGGACCGAGGGGGCTGTGGTGAAGAGGAGGGGCGGGCTGGAGGAGGTGGCATCCACCTGCGACGGGGCCGTGGGCCTGAGGGCTTTGAGGAGGACAAGGATGGGCTCCCAGAGTGGTGCCTGGATGACGAAGAGGAGGAAATGGGCACCTTCGACGCTTCTGGAGCTTTCCTGCCCCTCAAG AAGGGCCCCAAGGAGCCCATCCCTGAGGAGCAGGAGCTGGCCTTCCAGGGGCTGGAGGAGGGTGAGGAGGAACCATCAGAGGGGCCCGAAGACCCAGAGCCTGAGGCAG GCGGGAAGGAGCTGACCCCACGGCCTCTGCCCGAGAAGGTCAGCTCCCCGTCCGCCTTGACCCCCTTGGGCCCACTCTGGGGAACAGATGGAGATGGGGAAGGTGCTGTGGAGAAAGAGCCTGTGGCAGCTGAAG gagatgacaTGAGGGGTATCCAGCTAAGTCCTGGGGGGACCTCGCCCCCGGACCTGCCAGGAGATCTGGAGGATGAAGAAGGCTTGAAGCACCTGCAACAG GAGGCAGAGAAGCTGGTGGCCTCTCTGCAGGACAGCTCCCTAGAAGAGGAGCAGTTCACAGTGGCCATGCAAGCCCAGGGTCTGCGCCATTCCGCTGCTGCCACCGCCCTCCCCCTCAGTCATGGCGCCGCCCGCAAGTGGTTCTACAAGGACCCACAGGGGGAGATCCAAG GCCCCTTCACGACCCAAGAGATGGCAGAGTGGTTCCAGGCCGGGTATTTCTCCATGTCTCTGCTGGTGAAGCGGGGCTGCGACGAGGGCTTCCAGCCACTGGGGGAAGTAATCAAGATGTGGGGGCGTGTGCCCTTTGCCCCGGGGCCCTCGCCACCCCCTCTCCTGGTGAGCAGCGATGTCCACAGAGCAGGCGGGCAGGACAGCCAAGCCCGACCCCCTGCCCCCGCGTGCGCTTGGCACGCTCTCGCTTTCATGCAGGGCAACATGGACCAGGAgcgcctgaagaagcagcaggagcTAGCGGCAGCCGCCTTGtaccagcagctgcagcaccagcagtttCTGCAGCTGGTGGGCAG CCGCCAGCTCCCGCAGTGTGCGCTCCGGGAAAAGGCAGCTATGGGCGACCTGACGCCACCgccacagcagcagcttaacacgtTTCTGCAGCAACTCCAGGCTCTCAAACCTGCCAG AGGTGGGGACCAGAACCTGCTCCCGACCATGAGCCGGTCCTTGTCGGTGCCGGATTCAGGCCCCCTCTGGGACGTACATACCTCAGCCTCATCACAGTCAG GTGGTGAGGCCAGTCTTTGGGACGTACCAATTAACTCTTCGACTCAGGGTCCAATTCTAGAACAACTCCAGCTGCAGCACAAA TTCCAGGAGCGCAGAGAAGTGGAGCTCAGGGCCAAGCGGGAGGAAGAGGAGCGGAAGCGGCGTGAGGAGAAGCGccgccagcagcaacagcaggaggagcAGAAGCGGCGGCAAGAAGAGGAGGAGCTATACCGGCGCAAGCAT GTGCGGCAACAGGAACTGCTGTtgaagctgctgcagcagcagcaggcagtggccgCTGCGGCTGCAGCCCCTGCGCCTGGCTCCCCACCCACACTCTGGGCTGGCCTGGCCAAGCAGGGGCTGTCCATGAAGACGCTGCTGGAGCTACAGTTGGAGGGTGAACGGCAGCTGCACAAGCCACCCCCGGCCCGGGAGCCAGCGCGGGCCTCGGCCCCCAACCACCGTGCG CTTGGGGGCCTGGGCTCTGCCCCCCTGAACCAGTGGGTGTCTGAGGCTGGGCCACTGTGGGGCGGGCCCGACAAGAGCGggggcggcggcagcggcagtggcagtggcctggGGCTCTGGGAGGATGGCCTCAAAAGCAGCGGCAGCCTGGCCCGCAGCCTGGGCCTCAAGAACAGTCGGAGCAGCCCATCCCTCAG TGACTCGTACAGTCACCTGTCTGGCCGACCTGTTCGCAAAAagacagaagaggaggagaagctgCTGAAGCTGCTGCAGGGCATCCCCCGGCCACAGGACGGCTTCACCCAGTGGTGTGAGCAGATGCTGCACACACTGAGCACCACGGGCAGCCTGGATG TGCCCATGGCCGTGGCGATCCTCAAGGAGGTGGAATCCCCCTACGATGTGCATGATTATATCCGTTCCTGCCTGGGGGACACGCTGGAAGCCAAAGAATTTGCCAAACAATTCCTGGAGCGGAGGGCCAAGCAGAAGGTCAGCcagcagcggcaacagcagcagcag GAGGCCTGGCTGAGCAGCACCTCCCTGCACACGGCCTTCCAGGCCAACCACAGCACCAAACTCTGCCCCGGGGAGGGCAGCAAGGCCAAGAGGCGGGCGCTGATGCTGCACTCGGACCCCAGCATCTtgg GGTATTCCCTGCACGGTTCTTCCGGTGAGATCGAGAGTGTGGATGACTACTGA
- the GIGYF1 gene encoding GRB10-interacting GYF protein 1 isoform X6: MTAETLNFGPEWLRALSSGGSVASPPASPAMPKYKLADYRYGREEMLALYIKENKVPEELQDKEFAAVLQEEPLQPLALEPLTEEEQRNFSLSVNSVAVLRLMGKGASPAPTSTSRGRGSTRSRGRGRGDGCFYQRSIEEGDGAFGRNPREIQRSQSWDDRGERRFEKSARRDGARSGYEECGTGPRKEHARSDSENWRSLREEQEEEEEGSWRLGAGPRRDSDRWRSSSPDGGPRSAGWREHGERRRKFEFELRGGDRGGCGEEEGRAGGGGIHLRRGRGPEGFEEDKDGLPEWCLDDEEEEMGTFDASGAFLPLKKGPKEPIPEEQELAFQGLEEGEEEPSEGPEDPEPEAGGKELTPRPLPEKVSSPSALTPLGPLWGTDGDGEGAVEKEPVAAEGDDMRGIQLSPGGTSPPDLPGDLEDEEGLKHLQQEAEKLVASLQDSSLEEEQFTVAMQAQGLRHSAAATALPLSHGAARKWFYKDPQGEIQGPFTTQEMAEWFQAGYFSMSLLVKRGCDEGFQPLGEVIKMWGRVPFAPGPSPPPLLVSSDVHRAGGQDSQARPPAPACAWHALAFMQGNMDQERLKKQQELAAAALYQQLQHQQFLQLVGSRQLPQCALREKAAMGDLTPPPQQQLNTFLQQLQALKPARGGDQNLLPTMSRSLSVPDSGPLWDVHTSASSQSGGEASLWDVPINSSTQGPILEQLQLQHKFQERREVELRAKREEEERKRREEKRRQQQQQEEQKRRQEEEELYRRKHVRQQELLLKLLQQQQAVAAAAAAPAPGSPPTLWAGLAKQGLSMKTLLELQLEGERQLHKPPPAREPARASAPNHRADPHLVPCPLLPKPPHLALWGALTEPP, translated from the exons ATGACGGCAGAGACACTCAACTTTGGGCCCGAGTG GCTGAGGGCCCTGTCCAGTGGTGGCAGTGTGGCTTCCCCACCCGCCTCCCCCGCCATGCCCAAGTACAAGCTGGCTGACTACCGCTATGGGCGTGAGGAGATGCTAGCCCTCTACATCAAGGAGAATAAG GTCCCCGAGGAGCTGCAGGACAAGGAGTTCGCTGCCGTGCTGCAGGAAGAGCCGCTGCAGCCCCTGGCCCTGGAGCCTCTGACtgaggaggagcag AGAAACTTCTCCCTGTCAGTGAACAGCGTGGCTGTGCTGAGGCTGATGGGGAAAGGGGCCAGCCCAGCGCCAACCAGCACCTCCCGCGGCAGGGGCAGCACGCGCAGTCGAG GCCGGGGCCGAGGTGACGGCTGCTTTTACCAAAGAAGCATCGAAGAAGGGGATGGGGCCTTCGGGCGAAACCCCCGGGAGATCCAgcgcagccagagctgggatgacAG AGGCGAGAGGCGGTTTGAGAAGTCAGCCAGGAGGGATGGAG CACGGTCCGGGTACGAGGAGTGCGGCACTGGCCCGCGGAAGGAGCACGCTCGCTCAGACAGCGAGAACTGGCGCTCACTGCgcgaggagcaggaggaggaggaagagggcagcTGGAGGCTCGGGGCAGGACCCCGGCGGGACAGCGACCGCTGGCGCTCCAGCAGTCCCG ATGGTGGCCCGCGCTCTGCTGGCTGGCGGGAACATGGCGAGCGGAGGCGCAAGTTTGAGTTTGAACTGCGAGGCGGGGACCGAGGGGGCTGTGGTGAAGAGGAGGGGCGGGCTGGAGGAGGTGGCATCCACCTGCGACGGGGCCGTGGGCCTGAGGGCTTTGAGGAGGACAAGGATGGGCTCCCAGAGTGGTGCCTGGATGACGAAGAGGAGGAAATGGGCACCTTCGACGCTTCTGGAGCTTTCCTGCCCCTCAAG AAGGGCCCCAAGGAGCCCATCCCTGAGGAGCAGGAGCTGGCCTTCCAGGGGCTGGAGGAGGGTGAGGAGGAACCATCAGAGGGGCCCGAAGACCCAGAGCCTGAGGCAG GCGGGAAGGAGCTGACCCCACGGCCTCTGCCCGAGAAGGTCAGCTCCCCGTCCGCCTTGACCCCCTTGGGCCCACTCTGGGGAACAGATGGAGATGGGGAAGGTGCTGTGGAGAAAGAGCCTGTGGCAGCTGAAG gagatgacaTGAGGGGTATCCAGCTAAGTCCTGGGGGGACCTCGCCCCCGGACCTGCCAGGAGATCTGGAGGATGAAGAAGGCTTGAAGCACCTGCAACAG GAGGCAGAGAAGCTGGTGGCCTCTCTGCAGGACAGCTCCCTAGAAGAGGAGCAGTTCACAGTGGCCATGCAAGCCCAGGGTCTGCGCCATTCCGCTGCTGCCACCGCCCTCCCCCTCAGTCATGGCGCCGCCCGCAAGTGGTTCTACAAGGACCCACAGGGGGAGATCCAAG GCCCCTTCACGACCCAAGAGATGGCAGAGTGGTTCCAGGCCGGGTATTTCTCCATGTCTCTGCTGGTGAAGCGGGGCTGCGACGAGGGCTTCCAGCCACTGGGGGAAGTAATCAAGATGTGGGGGCGTGTGCCCTTTGCCCCGGGGCCCTCGCCACCCCCTCTCCTGGTGAGCAGCGATGTCCACAGAGCAGGCGGGCAGGACAGCCAAGCCCGACCCCCTGCCCCCGCGTGCGCTTGGCACGCTCTCGCTTTCATGCAGGGCAACATGGACCAGGAgcgcctgaagaagcagcaggagcTAGCGGCAGCCGCCTTGtaccagcagctgcagcaccagcagtttCTGCAGCTGGTGGGCAG CCGCCAGCTCCCGCAGTGTGCGCTCCGGGAAAAGGCAGCTATGGGCGACCTGACGCCACCgccacagcagcagcttaacacgtTTCTGCAGCAACTCCAGGCTCTCAAACCTGCCAG AGGTGGGGACCAGAACCTGCTCCCGACCATGAGCCGGTCCTTGTCGGTGCCGGATTCAGGCCCCCTCTGGGACGTACATACCTCAGCCTCATCACAGTCAG GTGGTGAGGCCAGTCTTTGGGACGTACCAATTAACTCTTCGACTCAGGGTCCAATTCTAGAACAACTCCAGCTGCAGCACAAA TTCCAGGAGCGCAGAGAAGTGGAGCTCAGGGCCAAGCGGGAGGAAGAGGAGCGGAAGCGGCGTGAGGAGAAGCGccgccagcagcaacagcaggaggagcAGAAGCGGCGGCAAGAAGAGGAGGAGCTATACCGGCGCAAGCAT GTGCGGCAACAGGAACTGCTGTtgaagctgctgcagcagcagcaggcagtggccgCTGCGGCTGCAGCCCCTGCGCCTGGCTCCCCACCCACACTCTGGGCTGGCCTGGCCAAGCAGGGGCTGTCCATGAAGACGCTGCTGGAGCTACAGTTGGAGGGTGAACGGCAGCTGCACAAGCCACCCCCGGCCCGGGAGCCAGCGCGGGCCTCGGCCCCCAACCACCGTGCG GACCCTCACCTCGTCCCCTGTCCTTTGCTACCCAAACCTCCCCACCTAGCGCTCTGGGGTGCGTTGACTGAGCCCCCCTGA
- the GIGYF1 gene encoding GRB10-interacting GYF protein 1 isoform X4 — MTAETLNFGPEWLRALSSGGSVASPPASPAMPKYKLADYRYGREEMLALYIKENKVPEELQDKEFAAVLQEEPLQPLALEPLTEEEQRNFSLSVNSVAVLRLMGKGASPAPTSTSRGRGSTRSRGRGRGDGCFYQRSIEEGDGAFGRNPREIQRSQSWDDRGERRFEKSARRDGARSGYEECGTGPRKEHARSDSENWRSLREEQEEEEEGSWRLGAGPRRDSDRWRSSSPDGGPRSAGWREHGERRRKFEFELRGGDRGGCGEEEGRAGGGGIHLRRGRGPEGFEEDKDGLPEWCLDDEEEEMGTFDASGAFLPLKKGPKEPIPEEQELAFQGLEEGEEEPSEGPEDPEPEAGGKELTPRPLPEKVSSPSALTPLGPLWGTDGDGEGAVEKEPVAAEGDDMRGIQLSPGGTSPPDLPGDLEDEEGLKHLQQEAEKLVASLQDSSLEEEQFTVAMQAQGLRHSAAATALPLSHGAARKWFYKDPQGEIQGPFTTQEMAEWFQAGYFSMSLLVKRGCDEGFQPLGEVIKMWGRVPFAPGPSPPPLLGNMDQERLKKQQELAAAALYQQLQHQQFLQLVGSRQLPQCALREKAAMGDLTPPPQQQLNTFLQQLQALKPARGGDQNLLPTMSRSLSVPDSGPLWDVHTSASSQSGGEASLWDVPINSSTQGPILEQLQLQHKFQERREVELRAKREEEERKRREEKRRQQQQQEEQKRRQEEEELYRRKHVRQQELLLKLLQQQQAVAAAAAAPAPGSPPTLWAGLAKQGLSMKTLLELQLEGERQLHKPPPAREPARASAPNHRALGGLGSAPLNQWVSEAGPLWGGPDKSGGGGSGSGSGLGLWEDGLKSSGSLARSLGLKNSRSSPSLSDSYSHLSGRPVRKKTEEEEKLLKLLQGIPRPQDGFTQWCEQMLHTLSTTGSLDVPMAVAILKEVESPYDVHDYIRSCLGDTLEAKEFAKQFLERRAKQKVSQQRQQQQQEAWLSSTSLHTAFQANHSTKLCPGEGSKAKRRALMLHSDPSILGYSLHGSSGEIESVDDY; from the exons ATGACGGCAGAGACACTCAACTTTGGGCCCGAGTG GCTGAGGGCCCTGTCCAGTGGTGGCAGTGTGGCTTCCCCACCCGCCTCCCCCGCCATGCCCAAGTACAAGCTGGCTGACTACCGCTATGGGCGTGAGGAGATGCTAGCCCTCTACATCAAGGAGAATAAG GTCCCCGAGGAGCTGCAGGACAAGGAGTTCGCTGCCGTGCTGCAGGAAGAGCCGCTGCAGCCCCTGGCCCTGGAGCCTCTGACtgaggaggagcag AGAAACTTCTCCCTGTCAGTGAACAGCGTGGCTGTGCTGAGGCTGATGGGGAAAGGGGCCAGCCCAGCGCCAACCAGCACCTCCCGCGGCAGGGGCAGCACGCGCAGTCGAG GCCGGGGCCGAGGTGACGGCTGCTTTTACCAAAGAAGCATCGAAGAAGGGGATGGGGCCTTCGGGCGAAACCCCCGGGAGATCCAgcgcagccagagctgggatgacAG AGGCGAGAGGCGGTTTGAGAAGTCAGCCAGGAGGGATGGAG CACGGTCCGGGTACGAGGAGTGCGGCACTGGCCCGCGGAAGGAGCACGCTCGCTCAGACAGCGAGAACTGGCGCTCACTGCgcgaggagcaggaggaggaggaagagggcagcTGGAGGCTCGGGGCAGGACCCCGGCGGGACAGCGACCGCTGGCGCTCCAGCAGTCCCG ATGGTGGCCCGCGCTCTGCTGGCTGGCGGGAACATGGCGAGCGGAGGCGCAAGTTTGAGTTTGAACTGCGAGGCGGGGACCGAGGGGGCTGTGGTGAAGAGGAGGGGCGGGCTGGAGGAGGTGGCATCCACCTGCGACGGGGCCGTGGGCCTGAGGGCTTTGAGGAGGACAAGGATGGGCTCCCAGAGTGGTGCCTGGATGACGAAGAGGAGGAAATGGGCACCTTCGACGCTTCTGGAGCTTTCCTGCCCCTCAAG AAGGGCCCCAAGGAGCCCATCCCTGAGGAGCAGGAGCTGGCCTTCCAGGGGCTGGAGGAGGGTGAGGAGGAACCATCAGAGGGGCCCGAAGACCCAGAGCCTGAGGCAG GCGGGAAGGAGCTGACCCCACGGCCTCTGCCCGAGAAGGTCAGCTCCCCGTCCGCCTTGACCCCCTTGGGCCCACTCTGGGGAACAGATGGAGATGGGGAAGGTGCTGTGGAGAAAGAGCCTGTGGCAGCTGAAG gagatgacaTGAGGGGTATCCAGCTAAGTCCTGGGGGGACCTCGCCCCCGGACCTGCCAGGAGATCTGGAGGATGAAGAAGGCTTGAAGCACCTGCAACAG GAGGCAGAGAAGCTGGTGGCCTCTCTGCAGGACAGCTCCCTAGAAGAGGAGCAGTTCACAGTGGCCATGCAAGCCCAGGGTCTGCGCCATTCCGCTGCTGCCACCGCCCTCCCCCTCAGTCATGGCGCCGCCCGCAAGTGGTTCTACAAGGACCCACAGGGGGAGATCCAAG GCCCCTTCACGACCCAAGAGATGGCAGAGTGGTTCCAGGCCGGGTATTTCTCCATGTCTCTGCTGGTGAAGCGGGGCTGCGACGAGGGCTTCCAGCCACTGGGGGAAGTAATCAAGATGTGGGGGCGTGTGCCCTTTGCCCCGGGGCCCTCGCCACCCCCTCTCCTG GGCAACATGGACCAGGAgcgcctgaagaagcagcaggagcTAGCGGCAGCCGCCTTGtaccagcagctgcagcaccagcagtttCTGCAGCTGGTGGGCAG CCGCCAGCTCCCGCAGTGTGCGCTCCGGGAAAAGGCAGCTATGGGCGACCTGACGCCACCgccacagcagcagcttaacacgtTTCTGCAGCAACTCCAGGCTCTCAAACCTGCCAG AGGTGGGGACCAGAACCTGCTCCCGACCATGAGCCGGTCCTTGTCGGTGCCGGATTCAGGCCCCCTCTGGGACGTACATACCTCAGCCTCATCACAGTCAG GTGGTGAGGCCAGTCTTTGGGACGTACCAATTAACTCTTCGACTCAGGGTCCAATTCTAGAACAACTCCAGCTGCAGCACAAA TTCCAGGAGCGCAGAGAAGTGGAGCTCAGGGCCAAGCGGGAGGAAGAGGAGCGGAAGCGGCGTGAGGAGAAGCGccgccagcagcaacagcaggaggagcAGAAGCGGCGGCAAGAAGAGGAGGAGCTATACCGGCGCAAGCAT GTGCGGCAACAGGAACTGCTGTtgaagctgctgcagcagcagcaggcagtggccgCTGCGGCTGCAGCCCCTGCGCCTGGCTCCCCACCCACACTCTGGGCTGGCCTGGCCAAGCAGGGGCTGTCCATGAAGACGCTGCTGGAGCTACAGTTGGAGGGTGAACGGCAGCTGCACAAGCCACCCCCGGCCCGGGAGCCAGCGCGGGCCTCGGCCCCCAACCACCGTGCG CTTGGGGGCCTGGGCTCTGCCCCCCTGAACCAGTGGGTGTCTGAGGCTGGGCCACTGTGGGGCGGGCCCGACAAGAGCGggggcggcggcagcggcagtggcagtggcctggGGCTCTGGGAGGATGGCCTCAAAAGCAGCGGCAGCCTGGCCCGCAGCCTGGGCCTCAAGAACAGTCGGAGCAGCCCATCCCTCAG TGACTCGTACAGTCACCTGTCTGGCCGACCTGTTCGCAAAAagacagaagaggaggagaagctgCTGAAGCTGCTGCAGGGCATCCCCCGGCCACAGGACGGCTTCACCCAGTGGTGTGAGCAGATGCTGCACACACTGAGCACCACGGGCAGCCTGGATG TGCCCATGGCCGTGGCGATCCTCAAGGAGGTGGAATCCCCCTACGATGTGCATGATTATATCCGTTCCTGCCTGGGGGACACGCTGGAAGCCAAAGAATTTGCCAAACAATTCCTGGAGCGGAGGGCCAAGCAGAAGGTCAGCcagcagcggcaacagcagcagcag GAGGCCTGGCTGAGCAGCACCTCCCTGCACACGGCCTTCCAGGCCAACCACAGCACCAAACTCTGCCCCGGGGAGGGCAGCAAGGCCAAGAGGCGGGCGCTGATGCTGCACTCGGACCCCAGCATCTtgg GGTATTCCCTGCACGGTTCTTCCGGTGAGATCGAGAGTGTGGATGACTACTGA